The sequence tTCTGAAATACAAAGAATGTGTCATTTGAAATCATTGGccataaaaaacacacattattgTGATAATGTGTCCTTATTCTTCTGACCAAGTATAAATGTGTGACACTTTTATTAACGtttgtctttgttttgatttagaAAATGTGCACACAGAACCTCAGAGACTATTCTACAAAACTTCTCTCCTTTCTGCTTACATCTTGGTTTTCTAATGTTgctggtaaataaataaaacactatgaGAAATAAGAAAGGGCTTTCCTTAAATGTTGCTCCATATTAATTGTTTTGTTCTCCTCTGTCTGCAGTTCCTCAGAGCATTTCTGCTCGAGAGGGTTTCACGGTTGTCCTGCCGTGTGAATTTAAGGTCATCTCTCTCCAGAGACTGTATGTCGGGTGGCGCACTGATCAAAAGGTAGTGTTTATGAGACTGGGTAACGATTCGTTTCAGGGTGAGGGATACGAGGGCCGTGTGGACGTTCCTGAGGACGAGATGCGTAAAGGGAACTGCTCCCTGGTGTTGAAGAACGTCAGTGCTTCTGATGCAGGAATCTACAGGAGCTACCTGAAGAGGTTCACTCAGAGTGTTGAACTCTCAGTCGATGGTAAGCCTCCAGAACAGACATCAGAAATAAGGAATGGATGAAAAGCTGATTTCttactatttattttaacttatgaatttttatgtattattatttttcattattaatttagttccatgtgattattttttctaCACATAATTACATTTTACTTGCATCCATacttttattttcctataactgccCTTCCTCTTTCCTCTTATATTACAGCAACCTGCCAACTTTGAAACTTTTTATCCACTGGTCATTATATTTTAATGTCCAAAAGACAAGTTCCTCTTCCTCTGTAAATaccagtgcattaatataatcctgtcctgctgttctagagaattaatcaacaccttctgaccagtcagagtccagaactcagcagtgcTTTAGTTTAGATATTgatattagattagatcagTAACTTCCTCACAGCCGGATAGTTTTATCTTGAcctgtagacttttttttttttgcttcatttcttattttttctttatttccttttttcccctttctctgttccctgtgcacaaagaaaCTCCAGAAATCCCATCAGTCACAGGTGAGCTAAGGAGATATTACACCTAAAACTGAAATGCTGCAGAACTAAACTTTGAGCATGAAGCAGCTTTAAGTTTAAGGTTTAACTCAACACCATTCTGCATTAATCAGCTGAACTCAGGACATTCTTATAAATCAACATTcttttaaattctatttctgttatttttatttgatggtattttattttacttttattcattttatatatataaaagtcaattttattatttatttattagatttatgTAAGTTTTAGTTCATTATGTGTGGAGTATTTAAAGATTCCATAGTATTTATAGTAGTCTTTATAGAATATTGTACTCCATGAATGCTAAcagaacatttttttctcttttttctgtatTGAAATTAAATCCCATCAGATTTTTATTTCTGCTGACTTCGAAGTGACTTTCTACAGAAATAAACTCACTTTGGTGTTTCAATacaacaaaaagagaaataatcagTTTGGTGTGAAAACTTTCTGGAGGTCCTGTCTGTACAGTGTGGAGAAATAATCACTGAAAACTTTTGCTTTCACATTTAACCATGAGATCGTCTCCTTCCAGGTGAGGCAGGAATGAACTCTCCTCATCCTCTGGAGATCGTCTTATCCCTGCTGGCATTTCTACTCTACTCTTTCATGCCTGTAGCAGG comes from Hemibagrus wyckioides isolate EC202008001 linkage group LG14, SWU_Hwy_1.0, whole genome shotgun sequence and encodes:
- the LOC131365049 gene encoding programmed cell death 1 ligand 1-like isoform X2 → MCTQNLRDYSTKLLSFLLTSWFSNVAVPQSISAREGFTVVLPCEFKVISLQRLYVGWRTDQKVVFMRLGNDSFQGEGYEGRVDVPEDEMRKGNCSLVLKNVSASDAGIYRSYLKRFTQSVELSVDGEAGMNSPHPLEIVLSLLAFLLYSFMPVAGD
- the LOC131365049 gene encoding programmed cell death 1 ligand 1-like isoform X1, coding for MCTQNLRDYSTKLLSFLLTSWFSNVAVPQSISAREGFTVVLPCEFKVISLQRLYVGWRTDQKVVFMRLGNDSFQGEGYEGRVDVPEDEMRKGNCSLVLKNVSASDAGIYRSYLKRFTQSVELSVDETPEIPSVTGEAGMNSPHPLEIVLSLLAFLLYSFMPVAGD